The window TGTCTGGCTCCCGGTTCTGCGCTGCACTCCTTGAGATGCCCCAAAGAGATATCCTTGGTAGGGGTTTCTCATGAAACTTCTTCCAACCGATATTGAATGGATATAAACAATTTTACTATCAGTATCAAAATAATGAAGTGCAACAGCAGGATATACCAGGCTCCATATAATAAGAAGCAAGTTAGAAGAAAAAGCAAATAACTACAACACCAGAAACGCACCCTTTCCAGCAAGAGGATTAGGAAGCAGAGGGACCAATCACTAAAAGATACCTGCAGAGCATAATGCATGCCACTTCATCAATGCAGTTTCCGAAGATGGACCCTCCATGATTAAACCGCAACCACTGCTTTTATATCCACAGTAAAGCTTTTATGTGcaatcattccaatcttcaatcTGCTGCCAATATACTCTCTAGATGCTCTAGTGCACTTCCATAACCCATCTTGCTAAACAAATGACGGACTAGAACATTCCACGTAGATATCTTGGGTGGAATGCCATCATTTATCATCCTTTGAAGGCAACCGATTGCCGCTTCCAAACCAATCCAACTGCACAGTCCATCTATCAGACAAGTATAGGATATGAAATCTGGACGCAAGCCCACTGGACTCATAGCATTCAGAAGTTGTTTTCCAGATTCAACTTTACCACCCTTACAGTATGCATTCATAAGTATGTTGAACGTGAGAACATCAGGCTTAATTCCCCTAACCAGCATTTTTGCCACAACTTCTTCAGCTTCCTCAAGCATCCCCATATGGCAGAGACCAGATGCTATAGTGTTGTATGTAACTAAATTAAACTCAATATCGTTTTCCTCCATCTCCCTAACAAGTTCAAGTGCTACCGTAAGGTTGTTACATTTGAATAAGCCATCCAACAACTCATTATATGTGGCAGTATTACCTGAGCAGCCAAATCTTTCCATTTGATTATATAGCACCATTGCCCATTCAACTCTACCACTAAAACACAAACCTTTAataaatttattaaaagtaatGGTATTTGGTGGGATATCTTCTATTATCATGTTATCTAGAAGACTATAAGCTTGTTCAAACATGAAATTTTTGCAGAGTACATCAACCATACATGTATATACCACAACATTTGGACGACAACCAAGAGTTATCATCCTATTCCATATCTCAGATGCTTTAATCACATCTCCAGATTTAGCAAAGCCATTAATGAGGGTGCTGTAGGTTGTCGAATTAGGATGGCAATCACTTCTCTCCATCGCATTACAAACAGACAGAGCCATATTCATATTATCAGCCAAACACAGACCATGGAGAAGTGCATTATATGCTACAACTTTGGGCGAAATTCCCTCTTTGATCATACCATCCCACACGTAAAGAGCTTCATGCCATTTGCCCCTCAATGAAATTCCCTTAATCAAACAAGTAAATGAGTGAACATTTGGAGAACAGCCACTAACAAACATCTTGCTCAACATGGCAAAAGAAAGACCAATATCTCCTTGGTCAGCAAATGCATTTAAAATCGTGGTGTACGTGATGACATTAGGATCAACCCCCTtgtcagccatctcatccaaCAAATCAACTGCCTCCTTTGTACTATATATCTTACAAAGCCCATTTATTAGAGCATTATAAATAGGAGCAGAAGGAGTAAATCTCATCGCTACTTCTCTAGCTTCTTTTACTTTACCAAGCTTACACAAGGAAGAAACAATTGTTGTATAGCTCACTTCATCAGGAGAGCACCCCCTGTTTGACATTTCCACAAGTAACTTCTGAGCGCCGTCAATCCTATCGTTCTTGCACAATGCTTTCAGAAGAATGTTATAGGTATACACATTGGGAACAACACCATCTTTCTTCATGTTACTGTAAATAGGATTAATCATGTGAAACCTATTCTCGCTGAGCAATGCATCCAAGAGATGGTTATATATCCTGACCGTAGGCTTACACCCAAAATCCTGTATCCTATAGAAAGTCTTTAACGCTTGCTCTGGCGCATTTGCTCTCCTATACGAATCGATCACATTGATAAATATATGCTCGGAACAACTAATACCCTCCAATTTCATCTGTTGTAAAAGGTACTGAACACTATCCATCTCCTTGTGCTGCCCGAGTTTTTCCatcattattttatatgttaaagGGGTGTGCTTGAAAGATGTTGAATTGGCAACCCATTTGAAATACTCCAAAGCAGTGGaagtattttcttcatatttcaGTCTCTTCAACACATCAGATTCCTTGAGCTCAACTGGGATTTTACCATTAAGTTTATCAACAGTGAGGATTAAAGGAACGGACTTTTTGTGGACTTTTAACAGCAATGAACATCCTTCTTTCAAGTACATAGTACAATCAAACACAATTTTTTATCAATATTAAATGCAAGAAGAAACCAAAGTAGGGCAACTGGGTATTGAAAAAGAATCCGAGTGACTCAAATCAGGTTATCAAAAGCACAACATAATCAGGAGAGtaatttaaagaagaagaaattgatACTGAGTTTTTCGGTAGAGAAAAAGAAATTAAGATCAAATTACTGATTTTCACGTTTTCCAGCAGTTAGGGGAATGCCGGACCGTCCGTTAAGAGTCGGAACCCGAATATGCTAAGGCCTAAATAAGGGTGAGAACCGATTGGCCCAATGCAGACCCAGAAATCTATacccatttttaatttttttttttaacatataTCCAGTTTTTAAACAACTCCAGCCCATTTCTCCTCCTCATTCTCTtacttcgttttcttcttcttcttcttctattaacAACTGAAAGGCACTATGATTAATTCTATAATACTACCACCATTCCATATGTTTGACCAATTACAAAATTACAAGTTAACAGTTGACTATGGCAAGACTTATTTGCTTCGAATGGTGAACACTGTAATGAATAATCAATGTTCTTCTCTGtggcaaatcatcaaattacAGTAGTAAGATAAGATGCTGCCTATTTAAAGCCATTTAAAACTGATTATATTATCCCCTGGACAGATCATTGATCTATTACTTGAAGCAAATCAACACCTTAGCCACTATTACATGGCTTCAAGAGCTTATAGTAGCAATCCTGGAATTGGATACGATAACACAACCACCACAAGACTCATTTTCTCTCAAGTCTCACAAGATGTTAGGAGCTGTAGACAATGCACCCACAGATATCCAATAGTATGTCTTCTTAACTATCGAAAAAGTGAAAGAAACAAATACCTATGAAGAAGGGGAGAATTACACTCATGGTGTAAATAGGTTAAaaccagttacaaacaaaaacttcgccaattacaaaacaaaaatttcagctctagagctgaacttcaggcccagctactagaatgctaaagttttgcgtgattgcctttgctacttcagtcccatatgctgaagttatgcgaaaaagcgggtacgcttgcaatttttttttgcaaagcaggcacaagttaaaacgtgacacaaaaagcggatatagatgcaaatgccccagaAACGGCCTTTATTTTTTGACCCCAATGATGGGATTAGGCATATGGATTTTGTAAGCAACTTTTACCTCTATCCTTTGTTTTAAACATACTAGTTAATCGGGCCGGGCTGATCCATTTTCAACCCGTTTCACCCCGGTTCAGCCTGTTACTGTAGTATATTAGGGCGGGCTGGGACGGATTGGACGGGGAGCGGATTTTAGACGAACAAATTTTGGATACCGGTGCACCAAAACCCGCTAAGCTCGCTAGCCCGTTAACGGGCTGCAGCCCGGTTCAGCCCGTTATCctcacatttttttatttttttttaattttgtggactgttgccaacggtcaaattcaaaaatgaccGTTGGGCAATGGCCAAATTTTGCACAAATGGCCATTTCGGCCTCCCCCATTAAGAAAATAGCCCTCCCACCcctaataattgataaattaCAATTTAATTCTTCAAAGTTTGCAAATATTTAAGTATGAATAACATTGAATGAGAAaaacaaaatttatataaaaaaaagctCGATCCGGCCCATTTAAGCTCGAACTCGTACGTGCCCAATAAAACTACAAAAATACAACCCACTAACAGCCCGGAACGATAACCGTACGGGTTGATTTTTTTTGTATACATCCCGTCTCAGCCTGCCCGTTAAACACCTCTAGTTTTAAAAGGCAGAATTGGGACTCGCCCGGAGCTCGCCCTGAAACGGAGCACTCGTAAAACGTTCCTAGGCTTTTGTGTGAGGCTTAGTTCTGTGAGACTTATGCCTCGGACGCCGGGGATTACGCCCGGACATGCCCAACACCTAGGCGTACTGAGCTCACCTAATAGAACTTTATGCAATTGTGTGCATCTAACcttgtaaatcctcaaattttcttaataaatcgttaactattcaaaattacttttttcttaatcataaatcattaagttgagaatattttatgtcataattaaaataaaaattattgcatGTTATCCACTAAAACTGCTATGATAGTAAATTTGAAATAAATCatttatttaaaagtattttatttattaacttttgttatgtctttattgtATAATAAtccataatttatttttataattattttttaaaatattatttttttcacgtttacgagatacaatacttattaatttaatagctCGGTATTAGCTTGtaactatttacaaataattaggtATCATGGTATAGTATGGTGAATTATGTTACACttattaacttgttgaaacttaaaaataaatgaagctagagaatcatatttaaattgtgaattatgttttttatataaattctctttcaaatagaaagcatattaaataaaagaagtatttttaataaaatatcaaattataatattgaaattctttcaagattcattacTCCTTAAGAGACATATAAGATTTCGCATCGAATATATAacttttgatgtttgagttgtaaCAACGTTGCACctaatttgcatattatgatatatgtcatacttttcGTATTACTCGTagttgaattataatttataaatattttaaataaattatttattatagttttgtgattttaacgtaatttttataattattttttattttatactatcttaaaattcttgaaattagtaaaatttaaagatcCGTGAGACTTACGCCCCATGTCTCAGGGCTTATGCCTCGCCTCGTTAGAGTTAAAATGCCCCGCCTCACGCtcccgccttttaaaacattgctcCTATCAATACTATATTATCAATTTATTTATCTCTTTTAGAGAGATTGTCATTTTATTACATTAGTTTATATATTTATTACTATATAACAAAATATATATTAGATTCTAGTCTTACCCATTTTAGACTTTATTCTTTTCTattcctccccctccccctctctCTCCAACTACAAGTACTCTCTATCTTCGTATCATTGCTTTTCTTCATTAGTAGTTTATTTGTTTCAGcttttatttgtttttgatttttgggTTTCTGATTGCAGTTCTTTGATCGTATTTGTTGAGAATTTAAGCTGACAGAGCGATTCAAGCGGGTGATATGGATTTTTAATTAagttctttttgattttttttttgtgcatTCAGTTTGCAACTAGTTTtatcttcttttactttttgttGGTTAGAGGTAGCTGCTTGTATGTCAATGTTGTCAATAATTGATCACGACTAGGGAATGATGAAACGTGAAGACATGAGTTTAAATTATATTGACGGCCATCAAAATGTTTTGAAGTTTTGAATTCGAAAATTGAATTTTGTAAAGttgttatttgtttgaattgagtgttgttgcaaataatttaGAATATGTTTTGTAGTCTATAtctcaattttaaaaaaagattcgCGTTGATTTTTGTtggaatttcatattgaaactcaaataagaagatataaataattgtatatattttgtatgtcgggTGTATAAATGACATACAAAATACAACTAATATAATTATATGCACATTGTATATAAGTTATAtgtaaattctaggttttttcaCGCAATTCtatacaaaaaattatatattagttgtatataatttgtatattAGTTGTAGCTTTTGACCTGATTCTGAAAAAAAAATTTTTATATTcaagttatatatatattaattatagcTTTTGATCgaatttgtaaatatttttatcaaaaaattggttacttttttaaatagaaaaatatagCTAAATGAGGTAAATATTATCCTAATGTtatctataataaaaaaaatcctttttGTAACGTGTTAGTACAAGATTGTCCTAGGTTAGAACTATCCCCATTTTGTAATTTTCAAAAATAGCATTTTGCTCCAGACGATAGAAAgtgtgatatttttttttttcggTCATGAAAGACAAACATTGCATTAAACAGCAAAAAAGTTACATAAAGTGTGATTATATCATGTTTCCTTGCCGTGTTTtacattttaaattttttctaGAAATTTTGAAATAGCTTTAATCTTCCTTTTTCACAAAAGGCCTACATTAAATTAACTTATTTCACTaagataattttatattttgacatAGAAAATTTTTAACGGAAATCAttatattacaacaacaacaacaacaacaacaacaacccagtataatcccacacgtGGGGTCATTATATTAGTGAGCTCCAAATTGGTGGCAGTTGGTATTTTTTTTAACCGAAACTAGTAtcagtacccgcgcgatgcgcagACAAATTATTTCGAATTGCGATGTAAGTTGTTTGAATCATgtacaaataaccttaaaatataaacctctcagataaaaattatataacatgaaaatttaattatgaaacatgatatgaaattattgttcaaatctcgtaCTGAACAACCaatctttttaatatatatatttgtagcaacctaaccccttgattttggTACTTGTATTTCGTTCCACTGtcgatattaaagaatactaaacatgcCATATTGTGATCAAtcttgtttgagcacattagatcatattatcttaacaaaattcttattatcactttatttttatctAGAAGTCATATATATCTTATTCATCACATCACTTTtacataaattcttttttttgttcttttcttatagttattgtattatttaatatttaatattattatactatcATATAATTTGTTTATTagcttataattaaattaatgtcttactttttatccttttaatagtatttaataaaaataaatattttattcttgaaatttggtatatttttatgcttttatcctcttattcataatattttaatcatttaaatttatcagtaatatttttaaatataatttaattattttattttatctatttttaaattaatttaaagtataagtatcctcCACACTACCTCTATTTTTTTTATGTGCATTTTCTTCCTTACTACAAATgttaattagtttttatattaatgttttatctagagccaaaataatatcatattttgttttaaattgtaacttttaattagtctaaaatattaatacataagttatttgattatcatgttccaaatgtattgagttctcttataattaattttgtattagatgcagttaaattttcttccttttttagctataagatacaatttaatttttaattttcattagtaagATTACTAAtattagaatttattttttatttttaaaattttatttaatcatagaaaaaaatttcttaattgtttgaacacattatttctaaatattgtagtaatattttttcTGTCATTTTAGTTCTttacataatattttaaaaaccaaaaaataatctcatctcaaattcaaataattcttatcattctattttctaaaatGGACcgcatttttaaaaatttatgctATGCATTCAAACTCAAACTAACTGTAGTtgattcagatattaatcatagaaaaatattttcgtaattgtttgaacatatctaaatgttgtaataatattttcactgtcattttatttctttacataaatttctttcttttttagttttaagatataaatttaatatttgtaaaaatacttataatagaaatttattttgtcatttaaaaattttaatttttattattattattttatttttcataagtaagacttcaatttcgtggtattatccataatttgagcattcacatcatagttttaagaactttctaatctcaaattcaaatagtcttttcttttaatttataatagtaaatttctaataatttaacataattttgctatttttttaatgtaatatatagtcttattacattttatgtggcttttcattaacttataaatttatttaatatcattatcaactactttttttcaataatataagataaatatataatttttttaattatgaactaaatatttattttgttttaaaaacatTGCTCGAAATTTTTTTaagtattatatatttattttattttattttctaaaattatgatttataaatgtccttacattatctctaatttatttttattgttcaatttttttagtttttgattttaactattagacttgagttatgtggacatatattatgacttttctaagtataatataaaaaactttctcatctgaaatttaaataagtttgaCCCTTTTTCCTATGATaaactactctccttttaatataatatagattgaCAAGTCATTTTCCAGAACCTATTCTCTTAACAACAGTTATTAAGTAGATGCTTGTTAAATTAATATAATCttaacttttaaaatttgtttaaCCTAATATAATCttaacttttaaaatttgtattGCACAAGTGTCACTCATTCAAATGTCTACTTGAAGAAATATAGAGAAAGTGTAGTGCAAAAGAGCCAGAACCCTAATCTAGCAACTGATGGACTGACCATCCGACTTTAGATGCCAAGTCATTTCGGAGCTTGGACAAGTTGATATTGGATCGAAGGTCATCTAAATGATTTTATGACTTTTCACATCAAAGTTAATAGGACAACGGGAAAATCAAACTAGGTTATTAGTGGAGTTGCAGTTCTAATTGCAATGACCACTTGCATGCTCACTAGACTATTTGTATGGGTAAAATTGGTTAGTGAAAGTTGGGCGAATGACGAAATGACACGTAAAATAAAAGATACGTGGGATGTGAGTCAGCAAACAGTTGGCACCGGATACAAATATGTGACTGAGGTTGAATGAATCCCAAAGACAGAGTAGCCGAtaacaaaggttcaaaatatTGACACCGGATTGCATTCAATGAAGAGAATATTTGCATTTATAGCCAACCGTTATGCAGTCATCAATGACGATTTTATTCGCATTTAAGAGGAGCTTGATTTAGGGATCTTGTCTCCCTAAATAAGGCTGTAAATAAGGGAATTAGCGTCATTGGTAGAAAAAAATTATTCTGTACGAAAAAAGCTATAATCTGCCATCATTATATAGAattgctttatttattttattatttattttgttcttGCCACTTCTATAGAGAAGCTAAACACTTatccatgcttgtgttttcttttattttatcgcATCAACTTATTTCTATTCTTATTTATTTcgtatttttggatcaaattgaTTTACTTGTCTATAAACCGCATTACAAATTTAACTATATCACTTTATGGGTAAATAGTTTAGCGCCCACCATGGGGCATAGACAATTGTGTAGTTGCTTTGATACATGTTACTAACAAAATTTTATTCCTTCCTTTGTAAGAGAAAAATTAGGTATGGCAGCTAATGATATCAATAATGTCTgctgataggttacaagtactttgGTCATAAGTACTTTACGTTATGTTttaatgatctaacaaacttaccatccagaaccagatagggaacctataacacatttacaagaccttaAGATCGCAAGGTTCCAGGTTGGGATTCAGCGTGGGATATgattcaactcttcagagtggaAGGAACAACCGAGGGAACAGGTCCCTACAAGTTACCGATGAGACTATACGAAGTCAACTCTCTAGCtggaaagttgctgcctgcacacgctacagtGTAGGATCAGTGCAACAGTCAATTTTCTGTGGAAGActtttttacctaccttgcttacatcattgtaagtgataTCACACATGTATATGtacaatcaaggaaggtaaaacacaTTCACTTGAACACTTAGAGATTTTACTCAAGCTCACTCACATGACCATCCAACAAATAAGTTTCAAgtgcttcaagaacaaagaacaaagtaactacggaccagttcccacATCGAATTATTATATATCCTTAGAtaagttgtaactttgtaatattTCTTCAATTGTAATTCCTACCTAGCTTGTTTAGAAGCATTATGTaggaaactctttgtaaaccttaaACATGTGTGTTTGAGTCTTGGCTCGAGTTAGTcatgttgtaaagtctttgtaatagagttattacaaagtgtcttgtaatagagtattacaagttagtgagggattaagaggttaatttctaggttgcataggttgaaatctaaaagttgctcagtagtgaagttgaaatcctacaagggtagatcgtggtttttaatcccgttgagctgggaattttccacttaaaattcctcttataatttatttattaccGTGTGTGTGTGTACTATTGAATatgatagagaacctggttctatATAGAGTTTGTGGACCCTTATATTCTATTAATTGTTAtaagagcaggttctttctatcaaGTAAACACCTAGAAAAGATCCTTATGGCTGCTTctccaaactttgaagaaggcaGTCTACTTACAGACCTCTTAGGTTCAATGGATAGTATTATGGATGGTGGAAAACTAGAATGCATgacttcatcatggctgaagattcgAAAATATGGGATGTCATATGTGATGGACCCTTTGTCCCTACCAAAAACCTTGGCGACCCACCTGTACCCATTCCCAAGACAAGGAAAGAATTCAATGATGCAGATAGAAAGGCCATAGAGAAGAACTTTCATGCAAAGAAAATTCGAGTGTGTGGTATTGGACCTGATCAATACAACAGGATATCAGCATGTTAGTCAGCCAAAGAAATCTGGGAAGCCCTTCAGACAGCTCACGAAGGAACAACACAGGTCAAGCAATCCAAAATTGACATGCTCACAACTGAATACGAGCTCTTCAAGATGCAAGACGATGAATCTGTCCAAGAAATGCATACTGGTTCACCTCCATTATTAATAAGCTTCACTCCTTTGGTAAAACTATTCGAAGAAATTAGCTGGTTAGAAAAATCCTCAGTGTGTTGCCTAGTTCTTAGGAAAGCAAAGTGAACGCCATTACAGAGGCGAAGGACTTGCAGGAGCTAACTATTGATGATCTTCTTGACAATCTAAAAACATatgaattaaagaagaagaaggacagtGAACGAAGAGAGCCCAAGAGGAAGAAGAACCTGGCCCTCAAGACAGAAagcaatgactcaagtggtgAGGATGGTGATATGGCATACTTCACAAGAAGATTCCAGAAGATGGTTCACAGGAATAGAGGCATTCCAAAAAGAGGAAGTTATAGCAAGCCAAAGAATTATGACCTCTGTCATAAATGTGGCAAGTCAGGACATTTAATCAAGGATTGCCCTCTCCTAAAGCAGGATCAGTACAAGAAAAACTCTAATAAAGCAGCCAAAAGGAACCCGGTTCTTGATTGACTTTTCAACAGAAAAAACATTGCTGACAATGTCGTGAGACAAACTCTTGCTGCAGGGGGAGATTCATCAAGTGAATCTGGAGAAATGATGAACCAATTAACAACTCTATGATGGTAGTAGACAGTGAAGCAACCGAGTATGATTCAATTTGCTTTGATAGCCCAGTCTGATGATTAAGATGACGATGAAGATGAGGTAAATTTTtctggatgttcagagaaatatGAAATCTTATTCTCCTAAGAAACTCATGTCTTTGGCAAATGTGCTAATCAACGCTTATCATAGTCTTATAAATGACAGAGATGTCGTAACAGTTGAACTATGAAAAGCAGAATAGTCTAGAGATGACCTAGTAATAGTTGTAGTTGATTTAAGAGAGTCAATTGAGAAcctgaagaaagaaagaaatgtcTTAGATAAAAAGATTACCAATGTAGAACAAGAAAGAGATGAGCTTCTAGTGGTGGTAACGGATTTGAAGGAAACAATTGGGAAACCTAAAAAGGAGAGTAGGACTGAAAATTATCAAAAAGGACAGGAAGTTGCAAGCgaggcacacattaagcttgaaagtgaGCTAAATTCAGTGAAGTTTAGTATGTgtgctgagcttgagaaaaacaaagAACTTCAGGAAGAACTAGGTAGAGTGACGAGTGATCTTGAAAATCACTCAAGTAGACCTGGTCCTCTGATTCTATCATTGCCATGTACACCAATAATGGGGAAAACAGATAggggattgggtttcaaaggaaaaaggttccctacaaccctcatagcaagtatgttactgtaCCCGACAATTAGCTTTGCACTCACTGCGGTAACAATGGGCACCTTAAAGAAAACTGTAAGGCCAGATTTCTGTCATAGAAGAAAACAAATCCTTTGCTGAAAAATTAACTACTAATAGA is drawn from Nicotiana tabacum cultivar K326 chromosome 22, ASM71507v2, whole genome shotgun sequence and contains these coding sequences:
- the LOC107808993 gene encoding uncharacterized protein LOC107808993, with product MYLKEGCSLLLKVHKKSVPLILTVDKLNGKIPVELKESDVLKRLKYEENTSTALEYFKWVANSTSFKHTPLTYKIMMEKLGQHKEMDSVQYLLQQMKLEGISCSEHIFINVIDSYRRANAPEQALKTFYRIQDFGCKPTVRIYNHLLDALLSENRFHMINPIYSNMKKDGVVPNVYTYNILLKALCKNDRIDGAQKLLVEMSNRGCSPDEVSYTTIVSSLCKLGKVKEAREVAMRFTPSAPIYNALINGLCKIYSTKEAVDLLDEMADKGVDPNVITYTTILNAFADQGDIGLSFAMLSKMFVSGCSPNVHSFTCLIKGISLRGKWHEALYVWDGMIKEGISPKVVAYNALLHGLCLADNMNMALSVCNAMERSDCHPNSTTYSTLINGFAKSGDVIKASEIWNRMITLGCRPNVVVYTCMVDVLCKNFMFEQAYSLLDNMIIEDIPPNTITFNKFIKGLCFSGRVEWAMVLYNQMERFGCSGNTATYNELLDGLFKCNNLTVALELVREMEENDIEFNLVTYNTIASGLCHMGMLEEAEEVVAKMLVRGIKPDVLTFNILMNAYCKGGKVESGKQLLNAMSPVGLRPDFISYTCLIDGLCSWIGLEAAIGCLQRMINDGIPPKISTWNVLVRHLFSKMGYGSALEHLESILAAD
- the LOC142175995 gene encoding uncharacterized protein LOC142175995, whose amino-acid sequence is MHDFIMAEDSKIWDVICDGPFVPTKNLGDPPVPIPKTRKEFNDADRKAIEKNFHAKKIRSAKEIWEALQTAHEGTTQVKQSKIDMLTTEYELFKMQDDESVQEMHTGSPPLLISFTPLESKVNAITEAKDLQELTIDDLLDNLKTYELKKKKDSERREPKRKKNLALKTESNDSSGEDGDMAYFTRRFQKMVHRNRGIPKRGSYSKPKNYDLCHKCGKSGHLIKDCPLLKQDQYKKNSNKAAKRNPVLD